The nucleotide window GCGAGCACGGGGATCTGGACGTCCATGAACTTCCAGTCGATGTCGCCCATCACGTCGGGCAGCGCGACCAGAACGTCCTCGGACTTCATCGTCCGGTAGACAAGAAGCAGCTCGGGCTGAACGGCGAACATCTCGTGCAGCTCGTACCACATGAAGACGCCGCCACCGAAACCGATGCCCCAGGCGAGCTCGTCACCGACGTCGTCGCCCCAGAACTTGTTGTACGATCCGCCGACCTTGACACCGTAGTGCATGCCCTCCGCGGCGAAGGCGGCGGTCGTGATGGCCAGCATCGCGAAAACGGTCGCGACGAATACGAATCTCTTCATCTTGATCCTCCCTTGCATATTCCGTCCGTACGCGAGTCGAAGGTCACGAATGGACACCACCGAGCAAACCGTTCTCACCTCCTTCGACAACCGCGGCGGTCCCGTCACCTTCAGAACCCTTACGTGCCATGCACGTTCGAGGTTGCGGTCACCGTCGGTCGGCCCACATCGCGTCCACGCGTTACCGATTGGCTATCGGTGCCATTATCTTCGCACAGCGTGAAACAAATCGTCCGGACTGGCAAG belongs to Candidatus Krumholzibacteriota bacterium and includes:
- a CDS encoding PorT family protein; this translates as MKRFVFVATVFAMLAITTAAFAAEGMHYGVKVGGSYNKFWGDDVGDELAWGIGFGGGVFMWYELHEMFAVQPELLLVYRTMKSEDVLVALPDVMGDIDWKFMDVQIPVLAKFLIPMEGEFHPNLFAGPYLGFNVSAKAEVDGGDSEDIEDYKALDYGVVLGGGWEYGMGDSGMLTMDIRYLMGLASLDDSDDEADFKNQAIQVHFGWAW